From one Triticum urartu cultivar G1812 chromosome 3, Tu2.1, whole genome shotgun sequence genomic stretch:
- the LOC125549385 gene encoding phosphatidylserine decarboxylase proenzyme 2-like, producing MVGSITFVKKEGDYVHKGDEFGYFSFGGSTVICVFEKDAIQFDADLLANSERSLETLVEVGTTLGVSKRNRGLKVSKLQKCSIE from the exons ATGGTAGGAAGCATCACATTCGTGAAAAAGGAGGGCGACTACGTCCACAAGGGAGATGAG TTTGGATATTTCTCTTTTGGAGGGAGTACGGTAATCTGCGTGTTTGAGAAG GATGCGATACAATTCGATGCTGATCTTCTAGCCAACAGCGAAAGATCACTGGAAACTCTTGTCGAGGTTGGCACAACATTGGGCGTCTCCAAACGGAACAGAGGGCTAAAAGTTTCGAAGCTACAGAAGTGTTCAATTGAATGA